A genome region from Hoplias malabaricus isolate fHopMal1 chromosome 8, fHopMal1.hap1, whole genome shotgun sequence includes the following:
- the inaa gene encoding internexin neuronal intermediate filament protein, alpha a: MSYSSDPHFSSSSYRKVFGASPRFNASGSSSRMKPRTSSSLPVSRSLSVGSYARSVRSAVTMAPGDSVDVSQASVLNSEMKIIRTNEKEQLQGLNDRFVSFIEKVRTLEQQNKALETELTTMRQRHSEPRRLAELYQRQISELRAQLAAASGDRDRTLIERDTAEDELRKLQSKFEEESRARDEAEQALRCFRKDVDDATVARLQLERRVEALLDEMDFMRKVHDEEVAELTAMMHAAQVSVDVVDTSKPDLTSALKEIRCQFESLASKNMQSTEEWYKAKFYSLNEQTTRNNEALRAAKEELNEHRRQVQSKSMEIEALRGTSESLERQMREMEDEHSAEVAGYQETISHLELELRNTKSEMAHHLRDYQDLLNVKMALDIEIAAYRKLLEGEETHFGAGTGYSSINHDIPSMHYSCQSHSFTSSTRNPKKEKDDEQGKPKSGAQHEEMTEENSKKKEMDEDVDVNSN; this comes from the exons ATGAGTTACAGCTCAGACCCGCACTTCTCATCTTCCTCCTACAGGAAAGTGTTCGGGGCCAGTCCTCGTTTCAACGCGTCGGGCTCCTCATCTCGAATGAAGCCGAGGACCTCCAGCTCACTACCCGTGTCCCGGAGCCTGTCTGTGGGCTCGTACGCCAGGTCTGTGCGCTCTGCGGTGACCATGGCGCCCGGGGACAGCGTGGACGTCTCTCAGGCGTCTGTGCTCAACAGCGAGATGAAGATCATCCGGACGAACGAGAAGGAGCAGCTGCAGGGTCTTAATGACCGCTTCGTCTCCTTCATCGAGAAGGTGCGCACCCTGGAGCAGCAAAACAAAGCGCTGGAGACGGAGCTGACGACTATGCGCCAGAGACACAGCGAGCCGCGGAGACTCGCCGAGCTCTACCAGCGACAGATCAGCGAGCTGCGCGCACAGCTGGCCGCGGCGAGCGGAGACCGAGACCGGACCCTTATCGAGAGAGACACCGCCGAGGACGAGCTCCGCAAACTGCAGTCCAAGTTTGAAGAAGAGTCTCGGGCACGGGACGAGGCCGAGCAGGCGCTGCGCTGCTTCAGGAAGGACGTGGACGACGCCACGGTGGCGCGCCTCCAGCTCGAGCGCCGTGTCGAGGCTCTGCTGGACGAGATGGACTTCATGAGGAAAGTGCACGACGAGGAGGTGGCCGAGCTCACCGCTATGATGCACGCGGCGCaggtctccgtggacgtcgtggACACGAGCAAACCGGACCTCACCTCCGCGCTCAAAGAGATCCGCTGCCAGTTCGAGTCCCTGGCCTCCAAAAACATGCAGTCCACCGAGGAGTGGTACAAGGCCAAGTTCTACAGCTTGAACGAGCAGACCACCAGGAACAACGAGGCCCTGCGAGCCGCCAAAGAAGAGCTGAATGAGCACAGGAGGCAGGTCCAGTCCAAAAGCATGGAGATAGAAGCGCTCCGAGGCACCAGCGAATCGTTGGAGAGGCAGATGAGGGAGATGGAGGACGAGCACAGCGCTGAAGTGGCAGGTTATCAG GAAACAATCAGTCATCTGGAACTGGAACTGAGAAACACCAAGAGTGAGATGGCTCATCACCTCAGAGATTACCAGGACTTACTAAACGTCAAGATGGCTCTGGATATTGAAATTGCAGCATACAG AAAACTGCTGGAAGGGGAGGAGACACATTTTGGTGCAGGCACAGGTTACTCCAGCATCAACCATGACATACCCAGCATGCACTACAGCTGCCAGAGCCATTCTTTCACAAGTTCAACCCGCAATCctaagaaagagaaggatgacgAACAGGGAAAACCAAAGTCAGGTGCTCAGCATGAAGAAATGACTGAGGAAAACTCAAAGAAAAAAGAGATGGATGAGGATGTGGATGTCAATTCAAATTAG